In the Candidatus Palauibacter australiensis genome, ACGACGCGCCGGAGGCGGCCGACGACGCGGCTTCGGCGGACGAGGACGGCGCGGTCGAGATCGACGTGCTTACCAACGACACGGACATCGACGGCGACAGCCTGTGGGTGTCGTCGGTGTCGGCGCCGGCCAACGGGACGGCGGCCGTGACGGCGGCAGGCGGGATCCTGTACACGCCGGCCGCCAACTGGCACGGCACGGACGCGTTCATGTACGAGGTGGACGATGGTGCCGGCGGGACGGCGTCCGCGGCCGTCGAGGTGACGGTGGCGCCGGTGAACGATGTGCCGGAGGCGGCCGACGACCAGGCGACGACGCTAGAGGACGAGCCGGTGACGGTGAACGTGCTCGCCAACGACACGGATCCGGACGGCGACGGCCTGCGCGTGTCGTCCGTGACGGCGCCGGAGAACGGGACGGCGGAGATCGCCGCAGGCGGTGTGCGCTACACGCCGGCTGCGAACTGGCACGGCACGGACGCGTTCGCCTACGAGATCGACGACGGCAACGGCGGTACGGCGGAAGCGTCGGTCGAGGTGATGGTCATGCCGGTCAACGACGCGCCGGCCGCGGTGGGGACGATCCCGAGCCAGTCGCTCGATGAGGGCGGCGAGCCGGCGAGCATCGAACTGAGCCCGTTCTTCTCGGACACGGACGGCGACGCGCTCGAGTACCGTGCCTCCTCGTCGAACCCGTCGGTGGTCGAGGCGTCGGTCGCCGGCAGCGTGCTGACGCTCGTGCCGGCGGGCTACGGCACGGCGGAGGTGACGGTGACGGCGGCCGATGCGGGCGGCCTGACGGCGACGCAGACGGTGGCGGTGGGCGTGTCGGACCGTGCGGCGCGCGACGTGGTGTCGCACGCGATGGCGGGGCTGGCCCGGTCACACCTGGCGAGCGTGCGCATGACGCTGGGCCGGCGGACGTCGGCGAGCCGCACCGAGGCGTCGGGACTCACGCTCATGGGCCGCAAGGTCCCGCTCGGGACGAAGGCAGCGCGGGCCGAAGCCGAGCGCATGTGGTCGGGCTGGCTCTCCGGCATCACCTCGCGCGCCCACTCGCGGGCCGCCCCGGGCGCCGGGCTCGGCACGCCGGGCGCTGGCGGCCCCCCCATGACGTCGACCGGCGCGCCGCTGGGCGCGGGCACATCCATGGCCGCGACGGGCATGCCCGTGACCGGCACCGCGATGGGCGCTGACGCCTCCAGGGGCGCGGCCTCCAGGGGCGCGATGGACGGCTCCGGCGACGGCGCGAGCCTCGGCGACCTCTTCCGCTTCGGCGATCTCGTCCCCCGCTTCCAGGGCGGACGCGATCCGCTGCGCGGCTCCGAGTTCCAGTTCGCCTTCGGCGGCGGCCAGGAAGCCGGCGGCGGCGGTGGAGGCCTGCGCTTCCAGCTCTGGGGGCAGGGCGATGTCCAGACGTTCCAGGGCGCGCCCTCCGGCGCGAGCGACTACAAGGGCGAGCTGCAGACCGGCTACGTGGGCGTGGACACCCGGCTCAGCGACCACTGGATGCTCGGCCTCGCCGTGGCCCGCAGCCGCGGCACCGGCGACTGGCGCGCAGGCCGGGCGAACGGATCGCTCGAGACGCGCCTCGTCGCCGTCCACCCCTACCTGCAGTGGTCCAGCGGCGCGACTTCGCTGTGGGCCACCGCGGGCGCCGGCTGGGGCGATGCGGACAACGTGCGCGACTCCGGACGCACCGAAACCAGCGGCCTCGGCCTGCGTCTCGGCCTCGTCGAACTGCGCCGGCGGCTCGCCGCGGGCGGCGGCTTCGAACTCGGCCTGCGGGCCGACGCGGGCTGGGCCGAACTCGCCACCGACGCCGGAACGGAGACCCTCCACGGCCAGACCGCGGCCGTGAACCAGTTGCGCTTCGGCGCCGATCTGTCCCAGCAGATCCGGCTCGGCGGGCTCACCCTCGCCCCGTTCGGCGAGGCCCACGTGCGGCGCGACGGCGGCGCCGGCCAGCCCGGCACCGGCCTCGAACTCACCGGCGGCCTGCGGGCCCGGGCCGGGCTGCTGCGCATCGACGCGCAGGGCCGCATGCTCGCCGTCCACTCCGTGGCCGGCTACGAGGAGCGCGGCCTCGGCCTCACCCTCAGCCTCGGAAACCCCGGCGGCGAGGGCCTGTCCCTCTCCATGTCCCCGCGCTGGGGAGACGCCGCCACCGGCAGTGACGCCCTCTGGCAGGAGCAGATCTACAGCCGCTACGCCCCCGCGTCAGCGACCGCGGACGGCGACCCGGCCGCCAACGCCGGCAAACCGACCGCGAACACCCGCGACCCGTGGGCGCTCGACATCCGAGGCAACTACGGCCTCCGCATCCCCGGCGACCGCCTCCTCAACTGGTCCGCCTCCCTCAACCACTCGCCCGCAGGCCCCCGCTTCACCCTCGGGGCCCAACTCGGCCTCGGCTTCGGTGCCGGCAACGGGCCCGAAGCCCCGGCCGGCAACGGCGCGACGGTTCCGTAGAACCCTCGGGGACCGTAAACCGCTCCCGATCTCTCCCCCCAAAAGCAGGTGCAACCCCCCAAAATTGGGGGGTTCATGCAAACGGACGCATGCATAATATGTATGTGCTGTAGGGCAATACCTATGTGCCTACGGGCCGGCGAGGTTCGACAGTGCGCGAAAACGAATCTCCAAGCGCGTGGCCCCACGTGGATCGTATGATCGGCGAAATCGGCGGTACGCGCGGCAGCTCCCTGGGGCTTCATAGCGGGAGGTCCACCGCCGACGGGAACGGGCGCTGATACTCTGACAGAGCCCGCAAAACGTTCGGTTGCAGGCAGATAGACTTTACTTCTCTCCCCCTAAAACAGGGGGGAATGCACCTAAAATTGGGGAGTAGTCAAACGAGGGGCGCGCTCGTAACAATCGTCGGTGACGACACGCCGACGACCGGGTTAACGAGGGCGACGCCTACGCAGATGAAATCCCGAGGGGATACGTACGACAGCATCCTGGCCTTGTTGAATGAGGCCGCGTTCGACGAAGCGCGGTGGGTCGAGGTCCATCGGCTGATCGGCGAAGTCAATCATGTGAGCGGCAGCGCCCTGACGCTCTACGGCGCACAGGGAGCCGATCCCGCGGTCTTCCTTAACCAGGTCTGCCTCTTCGGACAGCGCCGCAAGGACTGGGAACACCGGTATTTCACCGACTACTGGGCCACGGACGAGCGTGTCCCGCGCGTCGCTCAACTGGAGCACGGGCGCCTTGTATCCGTGGGAGATCTGTACACGGACGCGGAGAAGAGGACATCGCCCGCCTGGAACGAAGCGCTGGTCGACACCAAGGCGCAGAACGGCCTCAGCATGCGGCTGGACGGCCCCAATGGCCTAGGTGCCGTTTGGGAGCTCTTCGATTCCACCGAGCCGGGAGGCTGGAGTTCCGATCAGATCCGGCTGATCCGCCGACTCCAGCCGCATATTCACCAGTCCGCGATCCTGCGCCACGCGCTGGTCGAAGCCGAGGCGGGGGCGATCTCCGCCAGCGGTCTCATCGCCAGCCCGCGTATCGGTGTCATCCATCTCGACCGGCGCTGCCGGATCATAACGGCGAACGACCGGGCGCTGGAGACCTTGCGGCAGCGCGATGGCCTGATGGACCTGGAGGGGTTCCTGCATGCCCGGATGCCGGAGGAGAACGCCGAACTGTCTCGCCTGCTGGCGCTCGCCCTGCGGCCCTGGGGAGTGCAGGGCTCCACCGGCTCCATGGCGATCACGCAGCCTTCTTCTCGCCCCGAACGGCTGGCTCTGCACATCGCCCCGGCGGGCGATGACTATCCGCACTTCCGTGCGCGCAGGTTGGGAGCGGTCGTCCTCCTCGTAGATTCCACCAGCCGCGCCCGGCTCGATCCGGTTCATGTGGCAAGGGCCCTTGACCTGACGCGGATGGAGAGCGAGCTGGCCGTGGCGCTTGCGACCGGCCAAACGGTGAAGGACATCGCGCGGCTGATCGAGCGTACGGAAGAGACCGTTCGGTGGCATCTGAAGCAGCTTTACCGCAAACAGGGCATCTCGCGGCAGGTGGACCTGGTGCGGCGGGTCCTGTCCCTGGAGGGCTTCGGCGCGGAGCCCCGCGACCCTGGCCGGGGCGGCTAGCCGCCGAGGCGGATCCGGGGTCTCTCCAGCGGTTCGGCGATGCCCGTGCCCTCGCGGATGCGGTAGGCGCGGTCGAGGGCGAGGCCGGTGATCCGGTCCACGGTGCCCGAACCCGGCCAGCGGATCTCGACGGACTCGATCCGGGTCGCCCGGCCCAGCCCGATCTCCTGGCGCAGCGGGTTCGCGCCGAAGCTCCCGCCCGTGCCGGCGCGGCGGTGGATGCGTCGCGGGCCGTCCGGGCCCTCGACCGTCACCGCGATGCGGGCGCCGATCCCGGGCCGGTTCGCCCGTTCGCCCACCAGCGTGAGCGCGATCCAGCGGTGGTCGAACCCGGGGTTCTCGTACAGGGCGTTCGGCGAGAGGTCCCCCTCCATGGCGCCCCCGAGCTGGATATGGGCGTCGGTGTCTCCGTCGTTGTCGATGTCCACGAAGGAGACGGCGTGTCCCTTGTGCAGGCTCCCGAACCCGCCCGCGCCGGTGATCTCCTCGAAGCGGTCGCCGAGGTTGCGGAACATTCGGTTCGGCATCAACTGCCGGAGGTCGGGATCGCCCGTCCCAACGAGGAAGTCGAGCCGGCCGTCGCCGTCGAGATCGCCGTAGTTCGATCCCATCGCGTACATGATCCGGTCGAGACCCTGCGCGGCGGTGACATCGGCGAAGGTGCCGTCCCCCAGGTTCCGGTACAGGCGCGGGAGGGCGGCGGAGTGCGGTTCGCCGGTCATCTCGCGCACGAGGTCCGCGGTCTGCGCGGCGTAGCCCGCGACGTAGATGTCGAGCCAGCCGTCGTTGTCGAAATCCCAGAACCAGGTGGGGAAGCTGGCCTGCGGTTCCCCGACGCCGGCCGTCGCGGTCACATCCTCGAAGGCCCAGCCGCCATCCTCCGTCGGGCCCAGGTTCCGGTACAGGCGGTTGGAAGCGTGGAGGATCGACAGGTACAGGTCCGGGCGGCCGTCGTTGTCGTAGTCCCCCCAGGTGACGCCCTTCACGAAGTCGGTCGCGTCGATGCCGACGGCCGCGCCGACCTCCTCGAACGTGCCGTCGCCGCGGTTCCGGTAGAGTTCGCTGCGGTGGGCCAGGCTGTCCCTCGACTCGTTTCCGATGAAGAGATCGAGCCAGCCGTCGCCGTCGAAGTCGGCCCACGCGCCGGTCTGCGTGGGGTGCTCGGAGTAGAGTCCGGCCTCCCGCGTCACGTCGGCGAAGACGCCGCCGTCGTTGCGCAGGAGGGAGTTGGGGAGCGGCTGGACGAGCCAGCCGCCGCGGAGGACGAAGACGTCGGCGTCGCCGTCGTTGTCGTAGTCGGCGTGGACGAGGTTGAGCCCGCCGAGGAGGCCCTCGAGCCCCGCCTCGGCGGTGCGGTCGACGAAGCGGCCCGCGCCATCGCTCTCGAAGTAGCGGAGTGGGTGCAGCAGGCCGCGCGAGGACGTCATCACGTCCGGCAGGCCGTCGCCGTTGAGGTCATCGACGATGGCGCCGCCGGAGAGGGAGACCGCGTCCAGACCGGCGCGCGTGGCCACCTCCTCGAAGCGGGGGAACTCTCCGGTCCCGCCCACGGCGGTCGCCTCGATCCGGTACTGGGGCGGGACGCTGTCGGGCCACGTGCCGGCGGTCATGGCGGCGAGGTTCAGGACCCAGCGCGCCCGCAGGTCGTCGGGGCGCAACTGCAGGAGCGACCGGTGCCAGCCGATCGCCGCGTTCAGGGCCGCGCGCGCCGAATCGGAGACCGGACCGGGGGCGGGGGCGGGGCCGGAGACAGCCGGGGGCACGGCGGGCCAGCAGGGGGAGCGCTCCAGGGCCGGCTCGACGGTGCCCGCGGCGGGTCCCGCGGCG is a window encoding:
- a CDS encoding tandem-95 repeat protein produces the protein GAVLYVGPGEDFEAEPNLYALTVSASDPAGESAEAEVVVTVVNVNELPEAAGDAASTDEDVAVEIGVLANNTDADGDSLRVSSVTMPENGTAAVSADGGVLYTPDPNWYGTDSFTYEVDDGNGGTAEASVEVTVAPVNDAPEAADDAASADEDGAVEIDVLTNDTDIDGDSLWVSSVSAPANGTAAVTAAGGILYTPAANWHGTDAFMYEVDDGAGGTASAAVEVTVAPVNDVPEAADDQATTLEDEPVTVNVLANDTDPDGDGLRVSSVTAPENGTAEIAAGGVRYTPAANWHGTDAFAYEIDDGNGGTAEASVEVMVMPVNDAPAAVGTIPSQSLDEGGEPASIELSPFFSDTDGDALEYRASSSNPSVVEASVAGSVLTLVPAGYGTAEVTVTAADAGGLTATQTVAVGVSDRAARDVVSHAMAGLARSHLASVRMTLGRRTSASRTEASGLTLMGRKVPLGTKAARAEAERMWSGWLSGITSRAHSRAAPGAGLGTPGAGGPPMTSTGAPLGAGTSMAATGMPVTGTAMGADASRGAASRGAMDGSGDGASLGDLFRFGDLVPRFQGGRDPLRGSEFQFAFGGGQEAGGGGGGLRFQLWGQGDVQTFQGAPSGASDYKGELQTGYVGVDTRLSDHWMLGLAVARSRGTGDWRAGRANGSLETRLVAVHPYLQWSSGATSLWATAGAGWGDADNVRDSGRTETSGLGLRLGLVELRRRLAAGGGFELGLRADAGWAELATDAGTETLHGQTAAVNQLRFGADLSQQIRLGGLTLAPFGEAHVRRDGGAGQPGTGLELTGGLRARAGLLRIDAQGRMLAVHSVAGYEERGLGLTLSLGNPGGEGLSLSMSPRWGDAATGSDALWQEQIYSRYAPASATADGDPAANAGKPTANTRDPWALDIRGNYGLRIPGDRLLNWSASLNHSPAGPRFTLGAQLGLGFGAGNGPEAPAGNGATVP
- a CDS encoding helix-turn-helix transcriptional regulator produces the protein MHLKLGSSQTRGALVTIVGDDTPTTGLTRATPTQMKSRGDTYDSILALLNEAAFDEARWVEVHRLIGEVNHVSGSALTLYGAQGADPAVFLNQVCLFGQRRKDWEHRYFTDYWATDERVPRVAQLEHGRLVSVGDLYTDAEKRTSPAWNEALVDTKAQNGLSMRLDGPNGLGAVWELFDSTEPGGWSSDQIRLIRRLQPHIHQSAILRHALVEAEAGAISASGLIASPRIGVIHLDRRCRIITANDRALETLRQRDGLMDLEGFLHARMPEENAELSRLLALALRPWGVQGSTGSMAITQPSSRPERLALHIAPAGDDYPHFRARRLGAVVLLVDSTSRARLDPVHVARALDLTRMESELAVALATGQTVKDIARLIERTEETVRWHLKQLYRKQGISRQVDLVRRVLSLEGFGAEPRDPGRGG
- a CDS encoding CRTAC1 family protein, coding for MRVDGAVARTRGRLTVAAGRLAAARLTAALLAVALPIGCGEPAADPAGRGPSDGTLEMAARLLALADSADPLLDEQLNTERLRYLTNLPPSPDGAEMLVRVANAARELLNAGHTQPALEQLIFVDQTLEQTPAEPFPGFRRSIEELIGIAFLRLGAEVACPAAGPAAGTVEPALERSPCWPAVPPAVSGPAPAPGPVSDSARAALNAAIGWHRSLLQLRPDDLRARWVLNLAAMTAGTWPDSVPPQYRIEATAVGGTGEFPRFEEVATRAGLDAVSLSGGAIVDDLNGDGLPDVMTSSRGLLHPLRYFESDGAGRFVDRTAEAGLEGLLGGLNLVHADYDNDGDADVFVLRGGWLVQPLPNSLLRNDGGVFADVTREAGLYSEHPTQTGAWADFDGDGWLDLFIGNESRDSLAHRSELYRNRGDGTFEEVGAAVGIDATDFVKGVTWGDYDNDGRPDLYLSILHASNRLYRNLGPTEDGGWAFEDVTATAGVGEPQASFPTWFWDFDNDGWLDIYVAGYAAQTADLVREMTGEPHSAALPRLYRNLGDGTFADVTAAQGLDRIMYAMGSNYGDLDGDGRLDFLVGTGDPDLRQLMPNRMFRNLGDRFEEITGAGGFGSLHKGHAVSFVDIDNDGDTDAHIQLGGAMEGDLSPNALYENPGFDHRWIALTLVGERANRPGIGARIAVTVEGPDGPRRIHRRAGTGGSFGANPLRQEIGLGRATRIESVEIRWPGSGTVDRITGLALDRAYRIREGTGIAEPLERPRIRLGG